A genome region from Fodinibius salicampi includes the following:
- a CDS encoding class I SAM-dependent methyltransferase: MRNSTPSHTDSKIKNYYRFHSHIYDITRWSFLFGRTSLITMIPDLPPQPRILEIGCGTGKNIEQLEYHFPDAVIVGMDMSTEMLRKARNRLQPSENIRLVNNPYGRVSLNLDQFDLILLSYSLTMFQAPVDDIFNHLHQDLKPGGYLAVVDFHTSRFPWFRQWMEINHVNFDGHFLPLLKKYFIPSQIKTHRAYLGLWTYFQFIGRQVYKL; encoded by the coding sequence ATGAGAAACTCCACTCCATCTCATACCGATTCCAAAATCAAAAACTATTACCGGTTTCATTCCCATATATATGATATAACCCGGTGGAGTTTCCTCTTCGGCCGGACCTCTTTAATCACCATGATTCCGGATCTTCCGCCTCAACCCCGCATTTTAGAAATCGGATGTGGGACCGGCAAAAACATAGAACAGCTGGAGTATCATTTTCCCGATGCTGTTATTGTTGGAATGGATATGTCAACTGAAATGCTCAGAAAAGCCAGGAATCGCCTTCAACCCTCCGAAAATATCCGCCTTGTAAACAATCCGTATGGGAGAGTCTCACTCAATCTGGATCAATTTGATCTCATCCTGCTTTCCTATTCATTAACCATGTTCCAAGCACCGGTTGACGATATTTTTAACCACCTACACCAGGATTTAAAACCGGGCGGATATCTAGCCGTTGTCGATTTTCATACCAGCCGTTTCCCATGGTTTCGGCAATGGATGGAAATAAATCATGTCAATTTTGACGGGCATTTTTTGCCGCTGCTCAAAAAGTATTTTATCCCTTCACAAATTAAAACACATCGTGCCTATTTGGGGTTGTGGACTTACTTCCAATTTATTGGCCGGCAGGTTTATAAACTTTAG